From Rhodococcus sp. B7740:
CGGATACGGCCGGACGTACCTCGGTTCCCGGCTTGCTGGCCGCGGGCGAAGTGGCGCGCACCGGCTTGCACGGTGCCAACAGGTTGGCGTCGAACAGTCTGCTCGAGGGTCTCGTCGTCGGTGAGCGTGCGGCCTACGTGGCTGCCGAACGGGTCGGCCGCACCGGCAGGATCTCGGATGTCACACTGCCCACGTATCGCCGTATCGACCGCGCGGTGCTGCAGCGCACCATGACCGCCGAGGTCGGCGTCGTACGGGATGCAACGGGTCTTGCTGCAGCGCAACGTGTTCTGGAGCACGGCGTGGTATCGGAACCGCCCGTGGATGCGCGCGCGGTCGAGGACGCAGCGTTGACCGCTGCGGCGGAGGTGATCGTGCTGACCGCGTCCGAGCGGCGCGAGAGCAGAGGGTGTCATACCCGACGCGATGCGCCGGAGACCGATCCGGCGCAGCGCCGCAGTCTGTTCGTCGAACGAGATCTCGATGGACGGTTGACGATAGTGAACGACGATGTGATGACGGGAGCACGTTGACATGACCGATTCCCCGAACGAGGTGAACCCGGGCGTCGACCGAGACGAGGTTCTCGCACTGATCAGGACCGCCCTCGACGAGGACCTGCGGTACGGACCCGACATCACCACGCTGGCAACGGTTCCCGAGGACGCCGTCGCCAACGCGTCGGTGGTCTCGCGCCAATTCGGCACGGTGGCCGGAATCGATGTCGGTCTCCTGGTTCTCGACGAGGTGATCGGAAGCGGCGGATACTCCGTCGTGCATCGCATCGAGGACGGATCCGAGGTCGAACCGGGACAGGCCGTTCTGACGGTCGAAGCCCCGACTCGAGATCTGCTCACTGCCGAACGCACGATGCTCAACATCGTCTGTCATCTTTCGGGAATCGCCACCGCGACGGCCGGCTGGGTCGCCGAGGTCGCCGACACCGAGTGCAAGATCCGGGACAGCCGAAAGACGTTGCCGGGATTGCGTTCACTGCAGAAGTACGCCGTTCGCGCCGGCGGGGGCGTCAATCACCGGATGGGTCTGGGAGACGCCGCGCTCATCAAGGACAATCACGTGGCGGCAGCCGGTTCGGTCGTCGCTGCGTTGAACGCAGTGCGGGCCGCGGCTCCCGACATCGCATGCGAGGTCGAGGTAGACAGCCTGGAGCAACTCGACCAGGTACTGGCGGAGAACGTCGAACTGGTTCTGCTGGACAACTTTCCGCTCTGGCAGACACAGATGGCGGTGCAGCGCCGAGACACGTTCGCGCCGCAGACGAAGCTGGAATCCTCGGGTGGCCTGACTGTCGACGTGGCACGGGACTACGCGCGTACGGGGGTCGACTTCCTTGCGGTCGGCGGTCTGACACACTCGGTGACAGTGCTCGACCTCGGCCTGGACATGTAGTCGAGCCTCGCAATGTGAGGAATTCTTTCGAAGATGGAAGTTCAGAGCGTCCGCCTCGACAGTTGGATCTGGGCGGTTCGGTTGTTCAAGACGCGGTCAGCCGCGGCTGCTGCCTGCCGCGGCGGGCACGTCCGCGTCAACGGAACTCCCGCCAAACCCGGGCATCGCATCGGCCCGGACGACGAGATCAGACTGCGGGCCGACGGAGTCGAGAAGATCGTCGTCGTGGTGCGGGCCATCACCAAACGAGTAGGCGCAGCGGTCGTTCCCGAGTGCTTGATCGATCGCAGTCCGCCGCCGCCACCGAAAGAAGTTCTGGCTTCCGTACCGAGGCGTGATCGAGGGGCAGGCAGGCCCACCAAGCGCGATCGTCGTGAAATCGACCGACTGCGGGGCCTGGGCCTCTAGTGCTCCCGGCTCCCTTCAGTTACCTTCGGTAACGACACGTAGTTCGTACGCGCAAGGAGGTGGGAATGGACTCCGTCCTGTGGACTCCACGTTTCGCAGCAGTCTATTTCCTGGCAGCAGCGTTGCTTCTCATTCTGTTTCTGGCCATCGACGCTTCCCTTGTCATCGCCGCACCGCTTCTGTTGATGTCGGTGGGACTCGGAACAGCTGTTCTGATTCGCAATCGAAAGCGTCACCCGGTTTGCTGAAAGATCCCGACGCGGGTGTAGGCAGGGCTGTGCCCTGACGCTTGTGTGGGTCGTCAGGCGGGTTGTCGTGGTTCCTCATCGCCGGTGTCGTTGTGGTTGTGGTTGTGGTTGTCGGGTGGGTAGAGGACTTCTTCTGGGTGGTGGGCGTGGTTGATCAGGCCTCGGCGTGTGGGGTCCATTCCGGCGGGTGGGTGCCACAGTGTGCGGCCCGGGTAGCGATGTCGGGCTCCGGTTTTGGTGGTGGCCCATGTGCCGGGTCCGGTGCCGACGAGTGCGTGGTGCATGTCGCAGCCGAAGGTGAGGGAGTCGATGTCGGTGTAGCCGCCGGTGTTCCAGTCGGTGAGGTGGTGGGCTTGGCACCAGGTTGCGGGGCGGGTGCAGGAGGGGAAGCTGCAGCCGCGGTCTCGGGCGATGAGCACGATGCGTTGGTCGGCGGAGGCGATGCGTTTGGATCGGCCGAGGTACAGGGCTCGGCCGTGGTCGTCGAAGATGGTCAGGTAGTGGTGGGCGTGCGAGGCCATGCGGATCGCATCGCGGATCGACACCCGTGATCCGGTGGCGGTCATGGCGTAGCCGCAGCCGGCTTCGAGGTCTTTCAGAGTCATGGTGACGATGGCGGTGACGGGAAGGCCGCGGTGGGTGCCGAGGGTGCCGGAGGCCAGGGTGTGTCGGAGCGCGAGTTTGAGGGCGTCGTGTTGGCGTTCGCGTTGGGTGCGGATATCCCGCGCGGCGGCAGCGTCGCGTGTTGCAGTGTCCGGTGCGTCGTCGGTGTCGGATCCGACGGCGTCGTCCGCGTCGTCCGGGTCGGTTGTGTCGCCGGGCTCAGCTGTGTCCTGTGGTTCGGTTGTGTCGCCGGGCTCAGCACTGTCCTCTGGTCCGATGGTGTCGTCGGGCCCTGTGCCGCAACCACAGTCGATGCCGTCACCGCACCGGCCGTCACCGTCGCAGGGATCGTCGCCGTCGAATGAACCGTCGTCCCACAGTCCCGCGTTACCTGTCCACCCGTCTGCGGGCTCCGGTAGCGGTGGGGTGTCGGTATCGAAGACACCACCGGATGTGGCCGAATCCGGTTCGGTGGCTGCAGGATCGGGACGCGCACCGTCGCTCGCAGCCCCGGGGCTCGTGCTGTCCTTGCCGCCGGTCTCGTCGTGGATGATCGATGTGGGGTCTGCGGGGTTGTTGACGCCCGGTTTCGCAGCTTTGGAGAACAGGGCTTCGAGGTAGGCCCGTAGTTCGGGGTCGACGCAGAATTTTCCTTCGGACATTCCGTCGGCACCCTGTTCACCGAGGTAGAAGAACGCATCCCTGCGTTTCGGTGGTCTCGGTGGCTTCCCGTCCTCGTCTTCGTCTTCGTCCTCGTCCTCGTCGTGGTCGCCGTCGGGGTTGAGGATCGAATCCAGGTGCGCCACCAACGGTGCGAAATCGTCGGGTCGCCTGGTCGAGGCGTAGCCCGCCAATTGCTCGTCGGCGAGCTCGCGCGTCTGCGGATCGACATCCCGGGGCAGGTGGCGGAAGAACTCGCGGATCATCTGCACATGCTTGGCATCGAGCAACCCCGCCCGCAACGCTCCCGCGGTGTGCGGCAGCAACGGCGGCAGGACTTCACCGGAGAAGGCGGTGCGGTCACCCAATTCGGCAGCCAGGCGCACCCGTGCTCCGGCTGCTCGTGGGGTGATCCGCAGCATCCACGCCACCGACGACGGCACCGATCCCGGATACACATCGAGGCCGTGCTGAGAGATCAGCTCATTGAGCCAGGTGTACGAGTACGCGGTCAGGGATCTGGTCAGCATCTCCATCCGTTGGATCACCGCGCGCCGGTCCGCGTTCGACCACGCTACCGGCGACTGTTCCGCTAATTCCGCGATCGCGGACTCCACTCGGTCGACCAACACAGACAGTTCGGGATCGGACACCTCGGGGGCGGGCGGCACCGTCTCGATGCCGTCCACCCCTGATCCGCCGTCCCCCGAAAGCATGAACAGAATCTATCGCGACCCACCGACAAAGTTTCGAACACACGTTCTCATGGATTCGGGGCCGAGCGAGATGCAGACGTCAGCGACGCTTCCCGCTGCGTCGAGCGTTCGTCTTCGTCTTGGCAACGGGGCGAGCGGGTTTGGAGGGGTGCGCTTTCTTCTTCTTGACCGGTGCCTCGTCCGACGGTCCGCGTGAACTGCGGGTCGAGCGGCCGCGGACGATACCGATGAATTCCTCGATGCGGTCGTCCTCGCGTTCGGCGACCCAGGCCAGTGCAATCTGTGACTGCTCGACATCGGTCACCGGGCGGTAGACGAGGTCCTTGCGGGCATTGAATCGGGCGACCGAGTGCGGCACGATCGCCACCCCGAGCCCGGCGGCCACGTACTCGAACGTCTCGGCAACGGAATTCATCGGCGGCAGTTCCGGTCGACTCCCGGACACGAGTTCGGTTGCCACCGCTGCCCATTCGGGCACGGTCGCGGGTTCGGCGAGCAGATGCTCGTCGGCGAGGTCGGTCGCGGTGACCGAATCGAATGCAACGACTGCGTGGTCTTTCGGGACCACCACTACCTGCACTTCCTGGTACAGACCGATCGCGTTGAGCCCATCGCGATCGATCGGCGGACGAACGAAGCTCACATCGACCGTTCCGTCGCGCAGGGCCGACACCTGTGTCTGCGGCGTCGTCGCCACCACGGACAGCGTGACGTCGGGGAACCGATCCGCCCAGATGCGTGTCCACTTCGTCAGCGTCACGCCTTCGGCGTATCCGATGGTGAAGGTCGTCGGCTCTGCCGCAGCGACCTGCGCGAGTTCCGAGAGCCGATCGTCCTCGGCGATCTCCACCAGGGCTCGCTCGAGCAGATCGCGGCCTTCGGCGGTGAGCTCGGTGGGGGATGCCCCGGGCACGAACAGGTCGACGCCGAGCTGTTCCTCGAGTTCCACGATCGTCTTGCTCAAGCGGATCCGCGAGATTCCGAGCGACCGAGCAGCGCGCGCGAAATGCAGTTGCTGCGCCACCGCCGCGTACCAGCGCAGTGTCTGCACATCGATGTTCACGATGTCGAGCCTATGGGACGAGGAGGGCAGTGAGGGACGGTGGCGTCGAGAGCGCCGACGGCCGGATAAGCTGGTCCGGTGAGCCCGGAGAACAAACAGCAGACCATGAAGCCATTGACCGCGGCGAACAAGCTCGGCATCTACCTTCCCGCAGCACCCGAAGAATTCCAGGACTCGATGATCAGCCGGTCCGACCTGGACGCACTGCGCAGCGATCCGCCGCAGTGGTTGACCGACCTGCAGACCAACGGACCCTTCCCCCGCGACGTCATCGCCAAGAAGCTCGGCGTGTCCATCGCGGGGCTGGCCCGCGGCGGTGTCACCGAAGCGCTGACCACCGAGGCAATCGACGAACTCGTCGCCAGCCCGCCCCAGTGGCTCGTTCGCGAGCGTCGCACCCAGATTCAGGTGCGCAAGGATGCCGAACGCATCAAGGAGAAGCAGGAAGCGCGTCGCACCTCGGGCAACCGACCGACCAAGCTGCGCAACCTCTAACGCGAGACGATCCCGTCGAGGTAGCGCCACCGGCCGTCGATGCGGGCGAAGCGGCTGACCTCACTCATCGAGCCCGCCCCGTCGGGATGCTTGTACCGAGCGCGGAACTCGACCGTTCCCGCGTCGTCGAACATGCCACCGGCGTCGGTTGCGAGAATGTCGAGTCGATACCACCGCTGGTCGGGGTCCAATTCCAGCTCGGCCGGTGCGGTGTCGGGATGCCACGATGCGCGAAGATAGGCCACATCGCCGACGGCGAACGCGGTGAATCGCGATCGCATCAGCTTCTCCGCCGTCGGCGCGCTCGCATCCCCGCGCAGATACGGCTCGCAACAGGCATCGAACGTGTCACCACTCGAACACGGACACCGTCCGCTCACTCGTCGACAACTTCGACGGAATAGGTGCCCAGTTCGTGCTCGTCCCGTTTGCCGACGTCCTGGATCCAGGTGTTGGCCTCCAGAAGCGTGTCGAACAGTCCCAGTGGAATCGGGTCGCCGCCGAGGGCATTCTTCATGATCACGCGATATTTCCTCACGGAGTCACCCGCCGGACGGTCGCCAGAAACGTTGCGGCGGCAAAGAACATCCCGGCGAACGTGCGATTCATCGTCTTCTGTTGACGCTGGGATTTCATCAAGCGCAACACCCGCGACGCCAGCGAGGTGTACCCCGTCATCACGAGCATGTCGACCGCGACCATCGTGGCGGCGATCAGCAGGTACTGGACGACGAGAGGCCGTGTCGGATCGAGGAACTGGGGGAGCACCGCGACCATGAAGACGACGGCTTTCGGGTTGCTGGCGTTGACGAGGAAGCCTCGGGCGAGCATCGTCGTGCCACGGTCGGCTACTGCCGGGGCGTCGGCGACCTCGGTCGGGGCTGCCCGCCACTGTCGAACTCCGAGGTAGACCAGGTATGCGACGCCGAACCATTTGATGACGGAGAAGGCCAGCGTCGAGCTCGCCAGAACGGCTCCCAGTCCGACGGCGACGACGCCGATCTGAATCAGCAGACCGATCTGCAGCCCGAAGATGTTCCAGTATCCGCGGCGCAGGCCGTAGCGGAGCCCGGTGGACATCGACGCGATGGCACCGGCGCCGGGGGAGAGACTGATGACGATGCTCGCGCCGAGAAAGGCGAGCCACACTGACCAGGACATGGGTTCATTGAACTACGGCCGTCAACTCCGATTCGGCCCGCCTAGGTGTGTCGAACCGGGCACTGTGGGGTAGACCGCGGACATGGCAGACATCAGAACCATCGACACAGGCCCACAGCACGTCACCCGTCAGACCGAGGTGCGGGCACCGGCGTCCGAACTGTTCGACATGGTGGCCGATCCGAAGCGGCACGGCGAGCTCGACGGATCCGGCACCGTCAAGGACACCGTGCGCGGTCCCGATCGACTCAGCACCGGTGCGAAATTCTCCGTCGGCATGAAGCAGTACGGCGTGCCCTACAAGATCACCAGCACCGTCACCGAGTTCGTCGACGCCGATCGGCACAAGGTCGTCGAGTGGCAGCATCCGATGGGGCACAGCTGGCGCTGGGAGTTCGAGGAGAAGCAGCCGGGCCTGACCACGGTCACCGAGAGCTTCAAGTACGGCACCGCCAAGGTCCCGAAAATGCTCGAGCTGTTCAAGATGCCGCAGAAGAACGCGCAGGGCATCACGAGCACGCTGCACAACCTCGCTGCTCGCTACGCCTGACCCGAATCTATTCTGACCGGCATGCCGATCGATCCCGATACCAAGAACTGGACCTGGGTACTCGAGCGAGCGTGCCCGGACTGCGGGTTCGACTCGAGCGCCGTCGTGTACGACGACATCCCGGACCTCATCCGCGCCGACGTCGAGCGTTGGGAGGCGGTGCTGCAGCGCAACGACGCAGCACTGCGCCCCGACGACTCGACGTGGTCCGCGCTCGAGTACGCCGCGCACGTACGTGACGCGCACCGCATCTTCCGCACCCGGCTGGCGTTGGTGTTGGCCGAAGACGATCCCGAGTTCGCCAACTGGGATCAGGACGCCACGGCGCTGGCCGAGAACTACAACGCCCAGGACCCAGCGAAGGTGGCATCCGAACTCGGTGACGCTGCGCGCGCCCTCGCGGACGATTTCGCTGCCGTTCCGCCGGAGAACCGGCAGCGGACCGGTCGACGAAGTGATGGATCGAACTTCTCGGTCGAGTCACTGGCCGCCTACTACATTCACGACCCCATCCATCATCTGTGGGACGTGCGGGGCTGAGCCGAATTCGGTGGAACTATCCTGGGTGTTCGAACCACACTGTTTCGACCGAACCCCGGCACCGAACCGACTTCACGAAGGGGCCCACTATGCCTGCCCGCATCGAGCTCGCCCGCGTCGATCTACGCGGACGAACTCCATCCACCGCCGAACTACGCGGCGCACTTCCCCGAGGCGGAGTGGATGTCGATTCGGTGCTGCATCAGGTTCGCCCTGTCGTCGACGCCGTCCGAGAACGCGGCACCGAGGCTGCGCTCGAGTTCAGTGAGAAGTTCGACGGCGTCCGGCCGGATCGCGTTCGCGTCCCGCAGGAAGAACTGGTCAAGGCCCTCGCCGAGCTCGATTCGGATGTCCGAGCCGCCCTCGAGGTCGCCATCGAACGAACCCGTCTGGTGCACTCCGATCAGCGCCGAACCGACCACACCACACAGGTGGTGCCCGGCGGCACCGTGACCGAACGCTGGATCCCGGTCGATCGCGTCGGGTTGTACGTGCCCGGCGGTAACGCCGTGTATCCGTCGTCGGTCGTGATGAACGTGGTGCCTGCGCAGATCGCAGGCGTCGGATCTCTGGTGGTGGCGTCGCCGCCGCAGAAGAACTTCGGCGGACTGCCGCACCCGACGATCTTGGCCGCGGCCCAGCTGCTCGGCGTCGACGAGGTCTGGGCGGTCGGCGGCGGCCAGGGTGTCGCGCTGCTCACCTACGGTGGCGTCGACACCGACGGCGGCGAGTTGGCACCGGTCGATCTCATCACCGGTCCCGGCAACATCTACGTCACCGCCGCCAAACGACTGTGCCGCTCGCTCGTCGGAATCGACTCCGAGGCAGGGCCGACCGAGATCGCGATCCTCGCCGACGCCACCGCGGACCCCGTTCACGTGGCAGCTGACCTCATCAGCCAGGCCGAACACGACGTCATGGCGGCCAGCGTGTTGGTCACCGACAGTATCGAACTGGCCGATGCCGTGGACCAGGCCGTCAACGCACAGATGGCGTCGACGCGGCATGCCGAGCGGGTGGCCACCGCGCTGAACGGCAGCCAGTCCGGCATCGTGCTGGTCGACGACGTCACGCAGGGATTGGCCGTGGTCAACGCCTACGCCGCCGAGCACCTCGAGATCCAGACGAAGGACGCATCCGACGTCGCAGCTCGGGTGCGCAGCGCCGGTGCCGTGTTCGTCGGAGCGTGGTCGCCGGTGAGCCTCGGCGACTACTGCGCCGGTTCCAATCACGTACTGCCGACGGCAGGATGCGCGCGCCACTCGTCCGGCCTGAGTGTGCAGACGTTCCTTCGCGGTATCCACGTGGTCGACTACAGCGAAGCCGCCCTGAAAGACGTTGCGGCGCATGTCATTGCGCTCGCCAACGCCGAGGATCTACCGGCCCACGGCGAGGCGGTGCGGCTGCGGTTCGAAGTGTTGCGTACCGGTGATGCGTCATGAGTGATGCTTTGGGACGGTCGATCTCGCTGGACGACCTCCCGCTGCGCGAGGCGCTGATCGGCAAGTCACCCTACGGCGCGCCGCAGCTCACCGTGCCGGTTCAGTTGAACACCAACGAAAATCCGCATCCGCCGACGCAGGCATTGATCGACGATGTAGCCGACTCCGTTCGGCTCGCCGCCGGGCAGCTGCATCGCTACCCCGATCGCGATGCCGAAGCGCTGCGGGCCGACCTGGCTCGATACCTCACCGCGCAGACCGGCTTCGCCGTCGACACCGCCAACGTGTGGGCGGCCAACGGCTCGAACGAGATTCTGCAGCAGTTGCTCCAGGCCTTCGGGGGACCGGATCGCACCGCGCTCGGATTCGTGCCGTCGTACTCGATGCACCCGATCATCTCCTCCGGGACGCAGACCGAATGGATTCCGGCCAAGCGTCGGGCAGATTTCTCTCTGGACGTCGACTACGCCGTCGGTGCGATCGAAGAACGCAGGCCCGACGTCGTGTTCGTCACCAGCCCCAACAATCCGACGGGCCACAGCATCGACGAGGCGGATCTACGCCGAATCCTCGATGCCGCACCGGGAATCGTGGTGGTCGACGAGGCCTACGCGGAATTCTCCTCCGCGCCCAGCGCCATCGGGTTGATCGAGAGCTACCCCGGCAAGATCGTGGTCAGCCGAACCATGAGCAAGGCGTTCGCGTTCGCCGGTGGCCGGTTGGGATATCTGGTGGCTGCCCCGGCCGTCGTCGACGCAATGTTGTTGGTGCGCTTGCCCTATCACCTCTCGGTCGTCACGCAGGCGGCTGCACGAGCGGCGTTGCGGCACGCCTCGGACACTCTCGGGAGCGTGGCCGAGCTCTCCGCCGAACGAGATCGGGTGGCAGCGGCTCTGGGAGACCAGGGTTACGAGGTGGTGCCGTCCGACGCCAACTTCCTGCTCTTCGGCAGGTTCGCCGATGCGGCCGCGACCTGGCAGCGGTACCTGGACGACGGCGTGCTCATCCGGGACGTCGGGATTCCCGGCTATCTGCGCGTCACCATCGGATTGGCGCACGAGAACGACCGATTCCTCACCGTCAGCGCAGCACTCGCATCGACCGAAACAGCAGAGGCACCGAAGTGACCACACCCGCTCCCCGCATCGCCAAGATCGAGCGCACCACCAAGGAATCCGACATCTCGGTGGAGCTGAACCTCGACGGCACCGGCATCGTCGACATCTCCACCGGTGTGCCGTTCTACGACCACATGCTCACCGCGCTCGGAACCCACGCTCGGTTCGACCTGACCGTGCGGGCGAAGGGCGACATCGAGATCGAGGCGCACCACACCGTCGAGGACACCGCGATCGTGCTCGGCCAGGCTCTCGGCCAGGCCCTCGGTGACAAGGCCGGCATCACTCGGTTCGGCGATTCGTTCATCCCGATGGACGAAACACTGGTGCATGCGGCGGTAGACGTGTCCGGTCGTCCGTACTGCGTGCACACCGGAGAGCCCGATTACATGGTGCACTCCGTCATCGGCGGCTACCCGGGCGTTCCGTACTCCACGGTGATCAACAAGCACGTGTTCGAGACGCTGGCGTCGAACGCTCGGATCGCGCTGCACGTGCGGGTGATCTACGGCCGGGATCAGCATCACATCACCGAGGCCGAGTTCAAGGCCGTGGCTCGGGCATTGCGCCAGGCCACCGAGTACGACCCTCGCGTGACCGGTGTGCTGTCCACCAAGGGAAGTCTGTGACCGGTCGATCGGCGCTCGTGCGTTGAACGGCCTGAGCTCCGTCCGTGGTCTTCCGGCCGCGATGGCGATGGGCGCGGCATCGTTCGGCGGCTGGGGATTACTGCTCCCGGTGGTTCCCCTCGCGGTGTCCCAGTCCGGATCATCGGACGCGGTGGCAGCGGCCAGCACCGCGATCTTCATGGCCACGACGGTGATCACTCAGCTGTTCGTGCCGAGCATGTTGATGCGAGTCGGCCACCGCGCGGTTCTGGCCGCCGGGTGTCTGCTTCTCGGGTTGCCCGCCCTGCTGTTCATCGTCTCCGTCGATGCCGTACCGGCGCTGGCGGTGTCCGCGCTGCGGGGCACCGGTTTCGGAATGTTGACGGTTGCCGGTGCGGCCATCGTCGCCGAGCTCGCTCCGACAGCGCTGCTCGGCCGGGCCACGGGTGCGCAGGGGATCGCCGTCGCTCTGGCTCAGATGGTCACGTTGCCACTGGGTCTGGTGATTTTCGCGGCGAGTCCGACGGCCGTGTTCGTACTCGGTGCTCTCGTGCCCGCCGCAGGCCTGATCGGCGTCGCGCTCCTGCCGCCCACCCGACCCGCCCCGCAGCCGCCCAGAATCGAGCGAGTTCGCCTCGACAAGCGCCGATTCCTGGTGCCTTGTCTCGTGGTGGCCTCGGTGTCCGCGGCCTACGGGGGAATCACCAGTCTGTTGCCGATCGCCGAATCGAACCGAGCCGCGATGATCGGACTAGCCCTGGCCGTCGTCAGTGCCTCGATGCTCGTCGGGCGTTACGCCGCGGGGTCGGTGGCCGACCGCATCGGGATCGGACGCTCGGTGTTTCCGGCGTTGGTGTCGGCGGCAATCGGTATCGCTCTGTTCGCGATCGCCGCGCTCGGCGGCATGCCCGCTGCGCTGTTCTTCGTCGCAGCCGTCCTGTTCGGAATCGGGTACGGCGCGTGCCAGAACGACAGTCTCGTGATGGCTTTCGACG
This genomic window contains:
- a CDS encoding LysR family transcriptional regulator; protein product: MNIDVQTLRWYAAVAQQLHFARAARSLGISRIRLSKTIVELEEQLGVDLFVPGASPTELTAEGRDLLERALVEIAEDDRLSELAQVAAAEPTTFTIGYAEGVTLTKWTRIWADRFPDVTLSVVATTPQTQVSALRDGTVDVSFVRPPIDRDGLNAIGLYQEVQVVVVPKDHAVVAFDSVTATDLADEHLLAEPATVPEWAAVATELVSGSRPELPPMNSVAETFEYVAAGLGVAIVPHSVARFNARKDLVYRPVTDVEQSQIALAWVAEREDDRIEEFIGIVRGRSTRSSRGPSDEAPVKKKKAHPSKPARPVAKTKTNARRSGKRR
- a CDS encoding HNH endonuclease signature motif containing protein, whose protein sequence is MLSGDGGSGVDGIETVPPAPEVSDPELSVLVDRVESAIAELAEQSPVAWSNADRRAVIQRMEMLTRSLTAYSYTWLNELISQHGLDVYPGSVPSSVAWMLRITPRAAGARVRLAAELGDRTAFSGEVLPPLLPHTAGALRAGLLDAKHVQMIREFFRHLPRDVDPQTRELADEQLAGYASTRRPDDFAPLVAHLDSILNPDGDHDEDEDEDEDEDGKPPRPPKRRDAFFYLGEQGADGMSEGKFCVDPELRAYLEALFSKAAKPGVNNPADPTSIIHDETGGKDSTSPGAASDGARPDPAATEPDSATSGGVFDTDTPPLPEPADGWTGNAGLWDDGSFDGDDPCDGDGRCGDGIDCGCGTGPDDTIGPEDSAEPGDTTEPQDTAEPGDTTDPDDADDAVGSDTDDAPDTATRDAAAARDIRTQRERQHDALKLALRHTLASGTLGTHRGLPVTAIVTMTLKDLEAGCGYAMTATGSRVSIRDAIRMASHAHHYLTIFDDHGRALYLGRSKRIASADQRIVLIARDRGCSFPSCTRPATWCQAHHLTDWNTGGYTDIDSLTFGCDMHHALVGTGPGTWATTKTGARHRYPGRTLWHPPAGMDPTRRGLINHAHHPEEVLYPPDNHNHNHNDTGDEEPRQPA
- a CDS encoding histidinol-phosphate transaminase, whose protein sequence is MSDALGRSISLDDLPLREALIGKSPYGAPQLTVPVQLNTNENPHPPTQALIDDVADSVRLAAGQLHRYPDRDAEALRADLARYLTAQTGFAVDTANVWAANGSNEILQQLLQAFGGPDRTALGFVPSYSMHPIISSGTQTEWIPAKRRADFSLDVDYAVGAIEERRPDVVFVTSPNNPTGHSIDEADLRRILDAAPGIVVVDEAYAEFSSAPSAIGLIESYPGKIVVSRTMSKAFAFAGGRLGYLVAAPAVVDAMLLVRLPYHLSVVTQAAARAALRHASDTLGSVAELSAERDRVAAALGDQGYEVVPSDANFLLFGRFADAAATWQRYLDDGVLIRDVGIPGYLRVTIGLAHENDRFLTVSAALASTETAEAPK
- the hisB gene encoding imidazoleglycerol-phosphate dehydratase HisB; translation: MTTPAPRIAKIERTTKESDISVELNLDGTGIVDISTGVPFYDHMLTALGTHARFDLTVRAKGDIEIEAHHTVEDTAIVLGQALGQALGDKAGITRFGDSFIPMDETLVHAAVDVSGRPYCVHTGEPDYMVHSVIGGYPGVPYSTVINKHVFETLASNARIALHVRVIYGRDQHHITEAEFKAVARALRQATEYDPRVTGVLSTKGSL
- a CDS encoding DinB family protein, producing the protein MPIDPDTKNWTWVLERACPDCGFDSSAVVYDDIPDLIRADVERWEAVLQRNDAALRPDDSTWSALEYAAHVRDAHRIFRTRLALVLAEDDPEFANWDQDATALAENYNAQDPAKVASELGDAARALADDFAAVPPENRQRTGRRSDGSNFSVESLAAYYIHDPIHHLWDVRG
- a CDS encoding YchJ family protein; the encoded protein is MSGRCPCSSGDTFDACCEPYLRGDASAPTAEKLMRSRFTAFAVGDVAYLRASWHPDTAPAELELDPDQRWYRLDILATDAGGMFDDAGTVEFRARYKHPDGAGSMSEVSRFARIDGRWRYLDGIVSR
- the rhtB gene encoding homoserine/homoserine lactone efflux protein, which codes for MSWSVWLAFLGASIVISLSPGAGAIASMSTGLRYGLRRGYWNIFGLQIGLLIQIGVVAVGLGAVLASSTLAFSVIKWFGVAYLVYLGVRQWRAAPTEVADAPAVADRGTTMLARGFLVNASNPKAVVFMVAVLPQFLDPTRPLVVQYLLIAATMVAVDMLVMTGYTSLASRVLRLMKSQRQQKTMNRTFAGMFFAAATFLATVRRVTP
- a CDS encoding DUF5997 family protein: MSPENKQQTMKPLTAANKLGIYLPAAPEEFQDSMISRSDLDALRSDPPQWLTDLQTNGPFPRDVIAKKLGVSIAGLARGGVTEALTTEAIDELVASPPQWLVRERRTQIQVRKDAERIKEKQEARRTSGNRPTKLRNL
- the nadC gene encoding carboxylating nicotinate-nucleotide diphosphorylase is translated as MTDSPNEVNPGVDRDEVLALIRTALDEDLRYGPDITTLATVPEDAVANASVVSRQFGTVAGIDVGLLVLDEVIGSGGYSVVHRIEDGSEVEPGQAVLTVEAPTRDLLTAERTMLNIVCHLSGIATATAGWVAEVADTECKIRDSRKTLPGLRSLQKYAVRAGGGVNHRMGLGDAALIKDNHVAAAGSVVAALNAVRAAAPDIACEVEVDSLEQLDQVLAENVELVLLDNFPLWQTQMAVQRRDTFAPQTKLESSGGLTVDVARDYARTGVDFLAVGGLTHSVTVLDLGLDM
- the hisD gene encoding histidinol dehydrogenase, with protein sequence MPARIELARVDLRGRTPSTAELRGALPRGGVDVDSVLHQVRPVVDAVRERGTEAALEFSEKFDGVRPDRVRVPQEELVKALAELDSDVRAALEVAIERTRLVHSDQRRTDHTTQVVPGGTVTERWIPVDRVGLYVPGGNAVYPSSVVMNVVPAQIAGVGSLVVASPPQKNFGGLPHPTILAAAQLLGVDEVWAVGGGQGVALLTYGGVDTDGGELAPVDLITGPGNIYVTAAKRLCRSLVGIDSEAGPTEIAILADATADPVHVAADLISQAEHDVMAASVLVTDSIELADAVDQAVNAQMASTRHAERVATALNGSQSGIVLVDDVTQGLAVVNAYAAEHLEIQTKDASDVAARVRSAGAVFVGAWSPVSLGDYCAGSNHVLPTAGCARHSSGLSVQTFLRGIHVVDYSEAALKDVAAHVIALANAEDLPAHGEAVRLRFEVLRTGDAS
- a CDS encoding SRPBCC family protein, with product MADIRTIDTGPQHVTRQTEVRAPASELFDMVADPKRHGELDGSGTVKDTVRGPDRLSTGAKFSVGMKQYGVPYKITSTVTEFVDADRHKVVEWQHPMGHSWRWEFEEKQPGLTTVTESFKYGTAKVPKMLELFKMPQKNAQGITSTLHNLAARYA
- a CDS encoding RNA-binding S4 domain-containing protein gives rise to the protein MEVQSVRLDSWIWAVRLFKTRSAAAAACRGGHVRVNGTPAKPGHRIGPDDEIRLRADGVEKIVVVVRAITKRVGAAVVPECLIDRSPPPPPKEVLASVPRRDRGAGRPTKRDRREIDRLRGLGL